From a region of the Balaenoptera ricei isolate mBalRic1 chromosome 11, mBalRic1.hap2, whole genome shotgun sequence genome:
- the LOC132374069 gene encoding LOW QUALITY PROTEIN: DNA primase large subunit-like (The sequence of the model RefSeq protein was modified relative to this genomic sequence to represent the inferred CDS: inserted 2 bases in 1 codon) yields MQFLGGNRRKLRLADDQRNACYPHSLLFYLQPPSGNISLIEFENLAIDRVKLLKAIKNLGVSYVKGTEQYQSKLEAELRKLKFSYRENLEDEYEPRRRDHVSHFILHLAYCQSEELRRRFIQQEMNLLLFQFSILPKDKIQXFLKDSHLQFEAISVAEKTLREQDIMASSHSLGGVQLESVFKSPFADALDLFRGRKVYLENGFAYVQLKDIVAIILNEFRTKLSKVLALTARSLPAVQSDERLQPLLNHLSHSYTGQDYSTQANVGKVSLDQIDSLSTKSFPPCIDQLHKALRENHHLRHGGRMQYGLFLRDIGLTLEQAWQFWKQTFIRGKMDLDKFDKGYSYNIRHSFGKEGKRTDYTLYSCLKIILTNPPSQGDYHGCPFWHSDPELLRQKLQAYKIPPSGINQILDLVKGTHYQVASQKFFKMTHNVDDCGFSLSHPNQFFFESQWILSGGKDIKKESIQPEMPQRKPSVQRSKDASSALASLNSSLEIDLEGLEELLQ; encoded by the exons ATGCAGTTTCTTGGAGGAAAtcggaggaaactgaggttggcAGATGACCAGAGGAATGCTTGCTACCCACATAGCCTTCTGTTTTACTTGCAGCCGCCTTCTGGAAACATATCTTTGATAGAATTTGAAAACTTGGCTATCGATAGAGTTAAATTGCTAAAAGCAATTAAGAATCTTGGTGTGAGCTATGTGAAAGGAACCGAGCAGTACCAGAGTAAGCTGGAGGCTGAGCTTCGGAAGCTTAAGTTTTCCTACAGAGAAAACTTGGAAGATGAATATGAACCCCGAAGAAGAGATCACGTTTCTCACTTTATTTTACACCTTGCTTACTGCCAATCTGAAGAGCTTAGGCGCCGGTTCATTCAACAAGAAATGAATCTCCTTCTATTTCAATTCAGTATTTTACCCAAGGacaaaattca tttcttaaaGGATAGCCATTTGCAGTTTGAGGCTATAAGTGTTGCAGAGAAGACTCTCCGAGAACAGGATATTATGGCTTCATCACACAGTTTAGGTGGGGTTCAGTTGGAGTCAGTTTTTAAGAGCCCTTTTGCTGATGCTCTGGATTTGTTCCGAGGAAGGAAAGTCTATTTGGAAAATGGCTTTGCTTATGTACAACTCAAGGACATTGTGGCAATCATCCTGAATGAATTTAGAACCAAACTGTCCAAGGTTTTGGCTTTAACAGCCAGGTCCTTGCCTGCTGTGCAGTCGGATGAGAGACTCCAGCCTCTGCTCAACCACCTCAGTCATTCGTACACTGGTCAAGACTACAGTACACAGGCAAATGTTGGGAAGGTTTCTTTAGATCAGATCGATTCGCTTTCTACCAAATCCTTCCCACCTTGCATAGATCAGCTACATAAAGCCCTGCGGGAAAATCACCATCTTCGTCATGGGGGCCGCATGCAGTACGGCCTCTTCCTGAGGGACATTGGCCTAACCTTGGAACAGGCATGGCAGTTCTGGAAGCAGACATTTATCAGAGGAAAGATGGATCTAGATAAGTTTGATAAAGGCTACTCTTACAATATCCGTCATAGCTTTGGAAAGGAAGGCAAGAGGACAGACTACACACTTTACAGTTGCCTGAAGATTATCCTAACCAATCCACCAAGCCAAGGGGATTATCATGGGTGCCCTTTCTGGCACAGCGATCCTGAACTGCTGAGGCAGAAGCTGCAAGCGTACAAGATCCCTCCCTCAGGGATCAACCAGATTTTGGATTTAGTAAAAGGGACACATTACCAGGTAGCCTCTCAGAAGTTCTTCAAGATGACACATAATGTAGATGATTGTGGCTTTTCTTTGAGTCATCCAAACCAGTTCTTTTTTGAGAGCCAGTGGATCCTCAGTGGAGGTAAAGACATCAAGAAGGAATCCATCCAACCAGAAATGCCCCAACGCAAACCGAGTGTCCAGAGAAGCAAGGATGCGTCATCTGCTCTGGCCTCACTCAACTCCTCTCTGGAAATAGATCTGGAGGGACTAGAGGAGTTGCTTCAGTGA